The Glycine soja cultivar W05 chromosome 9, ASM419377v2, whole genome shotgun sequence sequence GATAATTGAAGCAAAACATCTCTTATCTATGGTGCTTGAAGTTTTATTGGTTTGACACTTTCAATTCTACTCTCCCATCAAGTTTGAGATAATgatttaatagaaaattttcATACATTATCTTGCAAAAATTTCCATTGTTTAGTGTATGAAGTAAATAGAGAATAAATGTGTTGTagaactctaaaaaaaaaaaaagaaatagctcCAGGAGATAAATTAGGCATATAAGactaaatctaaataataacatCCAAATGAcgtataaaattttgtagaatttaTAACTAATAATCTTTTTTGCACTTCTTAATTTTACCCTTCTTGTTAGATCCAATATCATAACCTTGTCCCCTTATATCATTAATATCAAGCTTGTATTTTTTCCAAAATGTTAATAAGCTCATCAAAAAGGCATTTTCCTAGTGTatcaaaaacttataaaaactcTATAaagtgtttttctattttttattggagaATTCGATGCGTCAATGcatctaaaaaataatagtcaattgtttttttatgacTTACATCAGGTTTACAATCAAGAATAACATAAACATATTTTGCATCTTtaactttctttatttttatttggaagACTAACAATTTTATAAGTTCGTTATGTATAGTATTACTTAAGTAATGAGCACaaatttcactattttttatGCATCTCACATGTTCTTTTATAATTGGAtcaaattctataaatatttcaatcaaattcaaaaagttatcattttttttcatatatcttCTCATTTATACCACGAAAAGTATGATTATTTTTAGaaagatatttaattataactataattttaagtaaaactttttttcaatgttccttttatttattaatttgttcttGTAACTTTTTTATGTATAGTCTTTTTTCTAGTTCAATCCATTAGGCCATATTACTAATATGTTCATGAGTTGTCTCATGACTTTTGAACTAAGATTTTTTCAATCTCTAGTCCTTTCATTTACTAATTGACTAATATCATTTGAACAAAATAACTTACAACAAAAACAATACACTTTATTTAAATCTTTAGAATAAATTATCCATTTCCTATCATATTTTTCTCCATTTGATAATATTCTTTGATAAAAGGATAAATTAAAAtgtctattatttttatcttttttggaaATTGTAAATTGTTATGTCTAATTGGACTTTTTTCTATCTTTAAATCTCTACATTTTTCATCAATAGTTTTCTATTTTCCTggatcataaatatttttaggaaCTTCACTTGGGGTGTTACTATGttcattattttcttctaaTAAAGTATTCACCTATAAATTCTTTTGTTCTTGATTGAAATTAAAACTATCAGTATTTTCAATGTTATctacaagtaattttttttataatttttcatcaatTGTACTTATtcctatatcttttttttatgaataataacaaatttatcaagaaCACCATATTGATATtgaattcaattttcaatttttctctcttttttttaatttttcaaaacctgattcatatttcttatttgacatttaatactatcacaattctaaaagtgtaagaagaaaataaaatgaaaacacaaCAATAAGAACTTATAAAtcaaaatgttataaaataaaaaagagaaagggtTGAAACGATAGaacctgaaaataaaaaaattacgcaTGAATGTTTTCTATTGCAACAATTTGATACCAATTATCCACTCTGACAATTCACTTAAAGtcttaagaaaataatagaaaaatgaggaaaaaaagagaaaaaagattacGAATGAAATAGTGAAGAGAATGacttgaaaatattaatttttataatgtatatatagagataaaaaaaaaataaccgtTGAGGTATAATATTGGAAATGATTAATCatcaaaatgatttttctttcaattaaaatcttattattaatcataaattaatattgttattaaaaCTTTACCCTcaatatatcattaaaaaaggtaacttgaaaatttttgtgGTCATTGGTCAATGATTATGTGAACATtggaatttgaaaaattaatgatgatatctCATTGCTactaagtatttttaatttactgcaattTACTCATGATTGTGTGTCCCTCAAATATCTACATTATTATTATAGCAAAAAATTTACACTATTAATAACTTTTCAATTTGTGGGCCTAAGGCACTGACCTAATTGGCCTTACTGCCAACACGGTACTCACCCCAACCTGTCTAACCATTGCCCTCAACATGTTCTAGTAAGTATCTTGCACTGTTGCGCTCTCCCCTATTATGCAACAATAGGACATGCTACTTGACCTTTATATATGAACTCATGTGTCAAGGAGACGACGAGTTGGTCACCAAATTTATTAATTCTGATATTAATTGTTGTGCATAAGAGGGTTAAATACACGAGAGATTTTAATCAATGGATCACCGAGCAATCACACAAATAAAATTGATACGACATTTTAACTCAAAATCATAAGATTTGTTTACATGTTTTTTCCTCACTTATAGAGTGTTTAACTTTCTCATTTCAATCCAATGTAAAATTTTACCTCATATTTATACTCTAAGAGAACATGAATCACAAAACAATCCTCTAAAACCAGAAAACCTAGGATTACCAAGAGAAGATCCATCTGTATTAAGCTTGATGTAATTCTGAGGTGGAGGAGACCAACGAACATAGATAGGCAAATTGGTAGCATCCAacgcagaaaaaaaaaaggaagcagcAGCATCATGCATAGGTTTTGCTTTCTTGACGATAATCCACAAGGACCAGACGTTGTCATCAAAGATCTTAGAGTTACGAACTTTCCAAATCCACAGCAAGGTTGTGGCAAAGAAAGAACCTGTCTCAACTGCTCCCGTTAGGAaggattaaatgaataaaattgtttatagCTCAATTCTTACTCAGATTTAAGTCATTCAATTCATGAATCATGttgaacaaattaattattgaattgaattttaaggtaattttgaattaattcaatTCATTGTAAATTAATCATCTTTTAAAAGTACCTAGTTCAAGCCCTTTTCTTTAATTGGTTAATAGAGATTACCGCGTTATACAGaattctttaaattatattatcggATGCAtcgtataataaattttttaatactttattttaagaaaatcgtACAATGTcgttgaaaatggggaacagaGGATAAAAGGGAGTATAATattgtaagtgttttatccttgATTTTAACTATCATGATGCTCTGTTATTTTTGTTGCTAAATTGGAAAATAGAAACATGACTATTTCTTTTCAATTAGcagtttttgtattaattactattttatttatctattaattaGTGTGTAGTGTTCAATTTGTTTCTCATACACTCGCACGGAGTatgtcaattaaaattttatttagttaattaacGTCGATGGTTAATGTCAAATCTTACTATGTAGATTACTAcagtaaaattcaattttaattaaaagaaattacaaaaaagTATTCCAtcttaattttgtgtttattacaCTCTTGACAaatcttctttcattctttataGGTTGTACTCCCACAACAGAGATGCTGTACTACAAGAACGAATTCCTCTATGAAAGTAGTACAAATACTCctgttttattcttctttttctttttttctttttttcctcttgatttttttttaatctaaactaCAATGAATAAAGGTATTAGACAAGGTTAACACGGAgttaaaatatagtattatattaaaatcattATACACGAATGACATTGTTTTAACTTAATCATAAGTCTCATATTTTAGTTCGACTGGATCgaaactcaaaaaaaaattattgcctACAACAGAAATGACCTTATCCaatttaaataagattatttgaGATGCCTATACTAAAATAACAGTATTAAATTATAGAATCTAGGCACTTGCATGTTATTTATCTTCAGATAATTGCAAAATTAGGCCAATATAAAAGGTACAACAGTGACTATTGCTTGAgcatatgtttatatataaaaacatcaAAGAACTAAAACAAGTCACTTACCAAAACTAGAACTATACATCATCTTTAAGAAATGCTAGTTTGACAAATCAACATGTATCATTTTTCGCAGGTGTCAAACGGAGAACACAGCAGTGTAGCCAACGTTGGAGGCTTAGAAACAGACAGCTTCAACTTCCAACAACATGTGTTTGATGCTCAATTTTCGTGTTTGAAGTTCGATTCACAAAACTTGTTGTGTCAATCTTCTGGGGACAACTCTGCTCCAATATTATTCGGAAGTGTTGTTGATTCTTTCTTGTCCAGTGATGAAGACACGTTTTGTGACACATATAGTGAATATAGTGAACTTCCTTGCCATGAAGTGTCACTTTATGAGCATTTCAGACACGAAAACAACATCTTGGAGAGTAATTATTCTGCCCCAGTTAATGAGGTTGGTGTAAATGGTGTTTAATGTTGCTATTtggtgttttaattttgatttttgaatgagAATTATGAATTCTCTATTGGCTTTTTGTTCTCAGGTTGAGGTTGTTTGTGCTACTTCTGGCATGGTTCCAACTAGGAAAAACAGAATAAAATGGACCAAAGATTTACATGAACAATTTGTTGTGGCGGTCAATAGCCTTGGTGGTCCTCAAAGTAAGTTAAGTTAAAATtagtcaaaattatatttttggtcctCCTAGTTGTCTTTAATTTCGATTTTAATCctcctttaaatttatttacgaatttAGTCATTCAATTATGTCAAATCCAGTAGATATAATTCCCAAGTTTAGATTTAAACGTTGACTGTCACAAAAAAATGTTGACGTTCATATGTCACGTTTTGATtggatgatgaaaaaaaaaatattagaactgACTCTTGGGTGCACCTTTTCATGTCCAATTAGAATGTGTGACACATCACAATCAATTCTTCTTTGTGACTGTCAATGTTCAAATCTGAACTTATGGATTACATTTATAGAATTTGACATCATTGGAAGATTAAAttcatgaataaatttaaatgagaattaaaatcaaaattagaaacaattagagagaccaaaaatataattttaccttaaaattaaataacaaaacataaatgcagctttttaaaagtgtttttagTGTTATTTTCCAATTATAATTGGAGTCTCATTCAGTTATCTATGTTAATTCTTAATGTAAACCTTGATTATGCAAATTACTAtagtaaaactttaattttgataagagaacaacaccaaaaatatataaagagcTGTATTTAATGTTTGTTCTTTTAATGAATTGTAGAAGCAAAACCCAAGGCAGTGCTACAGATGATGAATTCAAAGTTGCTTACCATTTTTCATGTTAAAAGTCACTTGCAGGTTACAATCTTCTCTTAAGGAAATTAGCATGTTGTTCTTGAATATTATTGTGTATTTGTTTTATAGGCaagtgtttttagtttttttttagtggGAGAGATTCAAATCCACCCCTTCTTCCTAATTAGCATGTTGTTCTTGAATTTGATTGCGTAATGTTTCCATTTCGTATATTCTGGATTACTGATTTTGATTATCCATATTTTTAATTGACACAATTTCGGTGCAGAAATATCGGACCACAATGTACATGCAAAACACTACCAAGGGTAAATTCCTGTTCCCTGCAGatataatttaacttttatcatttttgtacTCTATATAATCACATTTATCATT is a genomic window containing:
- the LOC114425564 gene encoding myb family transcription factor PHL5-like, which encodes MYHFSQVSNGEHSSVANVGGLETDSFNFQQHVFDAQFSCLKFDSQNLLCQSSGDNSAPILFGSVVDSFLSSDEDTFCDTYSEYSELPCHEVSLYEHFRHENNILESNYSAPVNEVEVVCATSGMVPTRKNRIKWTKDLHEQFVVAVNSLGGPQKAKPKAVLQMMNSKLLTIFHVKSHLQKYRTTMYMQNTTKEGYKESQGRDMVTELQQKIYMQLEESRLLQLEIERGIQEQLKAQRNLQMLVEEQKEQVNSVTGQNQTKQTGGSKSLEEK